From the Paenibacillus tianjinensis genome, the window GGAATTGATTTTTGTATCATTTCTTCACCTCTATTTGCTTACTTTTGAAACTTAGGGCCATCAATATTACGTGATTGTATGATATTTACATTTGTCTGTCAATAAGAACTTGTTTTTGCAGCCGTTTGAGTCCGTCCTGAATGTTGCGTGCCCGAACCTCGCCGATTCCATCCACTTCATCCAGTTCCGCTATGCTGGCCGTCATCAGGTTAGGCAGCATTTCGAAGCGTTCAACCAGATTATGGATGATCACATTCGGCAGCCGCGGAATCTTGTTCAGCAGGCGGTAGCCGCGCGGAGTAACTATTTCTTCTGAGGCAATTGCTGTCGAAGAATATCCCAAAAGACGTGCGATATGATTATCATCCATCAGCTCATCGTCACTGGTTCGCTTGAGGCCGGCAATGATCTCGCGGATTTTGTCTTCCTGCTCCTCTCTTGCATAGTCTCTGTAGAGAAGCCAAGCTTCTTCCTCTGTATTTCCGACCAGTTCTTCCATTTGCATGCTGATCAAGCGGCCTTCATTGCCCAGCTCATTGATGTACCGTTTGATTTCCATCTTAATCCGCAGCACCATCTCCACACGCTGAATGACACCAACGACCTCTGCGACGGTAACAATCCCCTCGTATTCAGATGCAGAGAGGTTAGTCAGCCCCTGGGTAAGCACCGCTTTGTATTTCTCCAGGGTTTGGATCGCCTGATTGGCCTTGGCCAGAATGGCCCCGATCTCTTTGAGCGCATAGCGGATAGAGCCTTGGTATAAGGTAATGATGTTCCGCCGCTGGGAAATCGAAACGACCAATTTTCCAGTTTGCTTGGCAACCCGTTCTGCTGTCCGGTGGCGGATTCCTGTCTCGATCGATGAGATCGACGAGTCAGGGATCAGCTGGGTATTCGCATACAGAATCCGCTTGAGATCCTCGCTCAAAATAATGGCCCCGTCCATCTTCGCCAGCTCATACAAATAATTGGGCGAAAAATCGCAGTTAATGGAAAAGCCGCCGTCAACAACTTCCATCACCTCAGGACTGTAACCTACTACGATCAGTGCCCCTGTCTTCGCGCGGAGCACATTCTCCAGACCTTCGCGAAACGGTGTGCCCGGCGCCGCCATCCTCAGCAGATCGTTCATATTATCTAATTGATTATATTCTTTCATGTTCCTATGCCCCCTAATCTAACGCGACCTTTAATGCATCTGCTACGGTGCTGACGCCAATAATCTGGATATCCTGCGGATGCTTCCAGCCTTTCATGCTCTTCTCGGGCATAATTACCCTTCTGAAGCCAAGCTTTGCCGCCTCCTTGACCCGCGTTTCTGCGCGTGAGACGCCCCTGACCTCACCGGTAAGTCCAACCTCGCCAAAGAAGACATCATAGGGTTTTGTGGATATATCACGAAAGCTTGAGGCAATGCTGACCGCAACCGCCAGGTCGATGGCCGGTTCATCCAGCTTCACACCG encodes:
- the disA gene encoding DNA integrity scanning diadenylate cyclase DisA; protein product: MKEYNQLDNMNDLLRMAAPGTPFREGLENVLRAKTGALIVVGYSPEVMEVVDGGFSINCDFSPNYLYELAKMDGAIILSEDLKRILYANTQLIPDSSISSIETGIRHRTAERVAKQTGKLVVSISQRRNIITLYQGSIRYALKEIGAILAKANQAIQTLEKYKAVLTQGLTNLSASEYEGIVTVAEVVGVIQRVEMVLRIKMEIKRYINELGNEGRLISMQMEELVGNTEEEAWLLYRDYAREEQEDKIREIIAGLKRTSDDELMDDNHIARLLGYSSTAIASEEIVTPRGYRLLNKIPRLPNVIIHNLVERFEMLPNLMTASIAELDEVDGIGEVRARNIQDGLKRLQKQVLIDRQM